ggagtcccatagggtggtgcacaaagTTTTTGGTCAGAAAAATCCCCAAAATCGGTCTTGTAACAAAAATGTCTGAACGGTTTTGCCTACAAACTATTTTGAACACTAGCGAAGCCTCTCACGAACAAGATGATGTTCTTAATTTTGCTCCATGACCCCCACAAGTATCACTAgtactcatctgaaggtaacctataCAAACGAACGGAAATCTCGAGGTAGTTTTGTGCTAAGAAAAATAAATGGTAAGCCTAAACAATGTTAATAtctaatatatatgtatatatatatatatatctaatatTGATATTGTATGTAGAtacaactgttttttttttttacagtgtactTGAGAATAGGATGGCCCCCAACAAGCCTAATATGTTCTTAAACTGTCATGATGAACTGAACAAGACAAGCGTGTTTATGGCTTTTCAGACCAGTTACTTGTGAACTGCTTTACCATCCTCACCTCAAATCCACATATTTTTATAGTATTACTGCACAGATTATGGGGAGACATCAGTGCCCCTTGTAAAAAGGCCCTGCCGAGCAATTTCCTAGTTGATTGTGTTCAAAGCAACGGGTATAGGGAGGAAATGAACAGAGCAATGACTAGGAATGGGTCAAGACAGGGGTGGGGAATGGTGGAAAGAAAAAAGCAGTTGTTTATTTTAGGGGTGCCAGGAAGCAAGAGTGACAGGAATGGGGGAATATAGACCCCCTAACAAGAGCAGAGTGGTGTTAGTGAAGCTACTGTGTGCATGGCCAGGAGGAGTGGTAAAGTGCAAAGTGTCGTTCCACATCTTCACACTCCTTAGCAAAAGGAAAGACACTGTCCTCAGATAGTTTTAACCCGTGCACCAACTAAGAGGCAGGTTGCGTTCCAAAACTAAGCTGTTAATGTCATTTATGCAAGTACAGCCAAAAAGTGTGATCACAGACAGTCAAGAGGTCAAATCTGAATTCAAAGCTATCATCAAAGCCGCATTAACTAATAACTAAAGCTCAGTGTTCAGCCCAGATGAATAATCACTGTTGCCTCCATGACAATCCATGCTGATCAATAGTAAAGCAATTTAAACAGGCTGATCTGTTGGGGTGACAAAAGTCTGTCATGGTCATTGGGTCCTCCTATggcagtggtcattatggggCCTGGGGTTGGACCCTTGAGTGTTTGTTCAGACACCACGGCAGGGCATGGGGAACTGGCCCAGTGGGTTTCCCGTTAGTGCTGCAGTTTCAGGATAGTGACAAGGAGCCAGGTGTCACAGCTTCTCTAGTACGTGTCGATTTTCACAAAACACTGAACCCTCATGAACAACCCCCTTCTgttccccaccacacacacagaaccctgGTGGTCAGTCCATTGTTCAGATAGTCAAGTGGGCTAATATTGATGCAACACTGTTTATGTATCCTAAATGTTGTTTCACAATGTCCTATGCATAGCACCCTTACTTTTATTGGTACAGATTCccacagagagaaaaaaatattgaCAGTGCATAGGATGTTATGCATTATTGAATTCTGACAGAGGAACATACCTTGGTTCCTGCTTGGCAAGTAGGGCATCTGGTTGACACTCCTAGTGGCTAGGCAGAATGAAGTGCTAGATTACAATTTGAAAAATGTCTGCAGGGccctgtggtgtggtgtgtcatTCTTGCTTTGTTCTGACTGGACCCGATACCCGACTTACTGCTAAATAACTAGTTTGACAGAGTCTCACAGACAGGTAATATCACAGTCGCTTGAAGGCTAAATGTCCCAATTTACATTGGGATTTATCAGAATATGTAAGCACCCATTTAATTTAATTCTCTAAATAACAAAGTCATGAATGTATCACCTCTAAAGCATATAatggatgtttaaaaaaaagattaaCCTACTTTTAAAATAATCATAGGTCTTGTTGTTCAAGTTCTTCCATTTACAGCCAATATGAACATGGGCTGCCTGTCGAAACGCAGCCTAATTCCGATTTTCTTTCCCACTAaattgatcttttgaccaatcacatcagatcttttcacattagACCTGTTCCAGAGctgatttgattggtcaaaagaccaattattgaaaaaaagatcagaaataCACTGCATTTCTAGAATCaaccatataggcctactgcttaTAACGTGCATACAGACAGTGTGGCTTTTGGATGAGAGGAAGGACATCATGGTGTGTATTGATTACTGCTTTCCAGGCTGCTGGTTCTGGAATGTTATCAGTTGCAGGAGGGAACTTCCTGAAGAATTCCACAGATGTAACTCCTGCAACACTACAAACACAGGACATTTACCGCTTTGCTTCACAGAAGAATGGAAGCGTGCCAGTGGATGTGTAGCCGCGGTGCCGATAGCTTCTGATGGATGTGAACAGTGACATCAAGTTCAACCATTGTAGTGCGTTTTGAGTTCAAGCTAAATTTAACATTGACTAGAGGTAAAATTATCTAATGGCTTCATGTACATTTAAAATGAAATGTTTCAGGAAAAGCTGGAATTGTAATTTAGAACTCATAGTAACGATATGGTCTTTTATTTTACTGTTACATTATATTACCAGTGGAATAACCATTTGTAGGTCATTCATATTTTCCTGTCAGATACCAAGGGGTTTTCCCATAGGGGAACATGTATTGCAGTCAGCAACCCATTTACCATGAGACTAATGACACTTGCCAGATTACCGAGAGTGCCCGAGGGTTTGACAGAAGCTATCCTGTGATTCTGGAATACACATACCCATTCTATTCACACGGGTTACTTTTTAGGAAACAAGTCTACTACCAAATATATGTTCTCTTTGCTTTATTTCTTCTTCTTACATACcatgtgaaaatgtatttattttgtctCAAAACTTAAAAGGTGACAAAAACATTCCTTTGTATGACTATCTGTAAAaatgtaaagtttttttgaaggCAGTATTTGAAGAGAGGTGAAGGGTGGTTAGCCCATGATTAGGGTGTCAAAATAATTTTAAAGAATGAAAACAATAATTGAATCGTTACCTCCACACCACTCCTCTGGGGCAGTCTTTTTCAGTGTTGTTGCTGGGTTCACAAGAGAAAGGCAACAGACCACCTTCGAGCAGTTTTCACAGTAACAACAGCACTGATATTGAAAGTTAACACACAGCAACTAATGGACACATCTGTAAACACAGGTTGACAATATTGTAGCGAGTCTGGACAGGGGATTGGCTGGGCCTCTTCTTTAGCATCGTGGTAGTATGTGAAGTTGTTTCACATCCCTCTAGAATGCTCATTTCACCACCAGTTAGATGTCCATTTCAAACTGTGCATCATCCCcttcacaaacaaaaacacatgtgTTCATTTATTTCCTACTGACCCTATATAATAGCCTATTTGAAGAGTCTTGACAGGCAATACTTTCATAAGGGGCAAATATTGAAACCTGAAAATTATCCAAACATTGAGCTTCCAGTAAATCTGAACATTTTCTCTCATTAAATAACATATTTTCCATAAAACAAATTGATTTCCTATGACTGTTTTCGGGGATGTTATTTTGTTGTTGGCACAGTAATATCTGAGATACGAGTAAATAGTTTTCCTGCCTGACTGGATCACGTTCTTACCAGCGCTTTTGTCAGCAGGTGCCGCGATGTTGTTGTTCATTGGTTCTCCATTATGGACCTTTACATTGATGATGTGTTTTGAGGGTGGGCTGGTGACCCCTGGAATGTCAGGGAGAGAGTACGGGGGAGTCCTGGCCAGCGGGGAAGTGCGGCACTCCAGCAGGAACTGCCGGTCGTAGATAATTCTTGTACCTAAGGTGAAAGAGGAGGGTAGGGGTAGAAATGTTCAATAAATAGTGATGCAAATGTTATAGATCAAACAGGAGCACAATCCCTCCATAGCACTCATCCTGTTCCGCAGTCCTATTTGGTTGAACCCTCCCTGCAGTGAAACCTCACACATCATATACTCTTTCATACTTTTCACAACAGGTGTCTGGATATTTTGGAACACTGAGAACATGTGTGAAGTGAAAGCTCTACATAAATAATGATAATTAAAAATGTATGTACTTTTAATAATCTACAAGTGCATAAATCAACATACCGCCCCAATGATTTGATATGCATGTGTATGGCTGAAAAAAACTAAAACTAATGGCATCAACAAATGAATCAAATGCAGGGATTGCATGAATCCTTAAAATATATATGGTGCAAAATGGTTCTGTTTGTACTGTcctctgtgctgtcctgtccACAGGGTAGTCAGTCACTGATATCTGCTCACCAAAGGGTGGTTCAAGGCAAGCTAGCCTACATATAAATCGGCCAGCTGCTTTCTGTGCCAGAATTTCCCAAGTTACTGATGAGTGGCCTAAAAGGACAAACCTCAGCAAAAAGGCAGAGGAGTAACCCGTGGGAGCCCTCCGTGCATTACTCCTCCTGTTAACCTTGGACTAATATTAGAGCAGGAAACTGAGCTCTCTgcgtcctattccctatatatttttatttatttatttaaccaggtaggcaagttgagaacaagttctcatttacaattgcgacctggccaagataaagcaaagcagttcgacagttACAAcgatacagagttacacatggagtaaaacaaacatacagtcaacaatacagtataaacaagtctatatacaatgtgagcaaatgaggtgagaagggaggtaaaggcaaaaaaggccatggtggcaaagtaaatacaatatagcaagtaaaacactggaatggtagttttgcaatggaagaatgtgcaaagtagaaataaaaataatggggtgcaaaggagcaaaataaataaataatttaaaattaaatacagttgggaaagaggtagttgtttgggctaaattataggtgggctatgtacaggtgcagtaatctgtgagctgctctgacagttggtgcttaaagctagtgagggagataagtgtttccagtttcagagatttttgtagttcgttccagtcattggcagcagagaactggaaggagaggcggccaaagaaagaattggttttgggggtgactagagagatatacctgctggggcgtgtgctacaggtgggagatgctatggtgaccagcgagctgagataaggggggactttacctaccagggtcttgtagatgacatggagccagtgggtttggcgacgagtatgaagcgagggccagccaacgagagcgtacaggtcgcaatggtgggtagtatatggggctttggtgacaaaacggattgcactgtgatagactgcatccaatttgttgagtagggtattggaggctattttgtaaatgacatcgccaaagtcgaggattggtaggatggtcagttttacaagggtatgtttggcagcatgagtgacggatgctttgttgcgaaataggaagccaattctagatttaactttggattggagatgtttgatatgggtctggaaggagagtttacagtctaaccagacacctaagtatttgtagttgtccacgtattctaagtcagagccgtccagagtagtgatgttggacaggcgggtaggtgctggtagcgatcggttgaagagcatgcatttagttttacttgtatttaagagcaattggaggccacggaagg
This window of the Oncorhynchus tshawytscha isolate Ot180627B linkage group LG12, Otsh_v2.0, whole genome shotgun sequence genome carries:
- the LOC112262850 gene encoding eukaryotic translation initiation factor 4E-binding protein 2 is translated as MSSGCQKTTTSKSIPTRCVTINDAAHMPHDYSTTPGGTPFSITPGGTRIIYDRQFLLECRTSPLARTPPYSLPDIPGVTSPPSKHIINVKVHNGEPMNNNIAAPADKSAGDDAQFEMDI